A window of the Dunckerocampus dactyliophorus isolate RoL2022-P2 chromosome 19, RoL_Ddac_1.1, whole genome shotgun sequence genome harbors these coding sequences:
- the stx11b.1 gene encoding syntaxin-11b.1: MRDRLSYMQELSSSHVEQKESAESVSSDTLSNVDLEEELPHEAVVFDNSPAMAKVFAQAQDIHKDVQLIRLEVKRLREQNSRIHQGVSTMSTIKRDANAIGGDIKTRAERVLSYLRDMDSTAYKLEEEHGSNSAIARIARTQYACLSNGFRDAMFDYNAAEMSYRDDCKAQIQRQMSIVGRDVTGDEVEEMIEKGQWNIFTDNIMAEGKTARSALSQIETRHQELLDLENRIKGVHEIFLDVALLVEEQGPMLDSIQTNVQKTDEYIQDSLFKLGKAKRHDRNNPFRKMFCSCFPCFD; this comes from the coding sequence ATGAGGGACAGACTGAGCTACATGCAGGAGTTGTCCAGCAGTCATGTGGAGCAAAAGGAGAGCGCAGAGTCTGTCAGCTCAGACACTCTCAGCAATGTGGACTTGGAGGAAGAGCTTCCCCACGAAGCGGTGGTGTTTGACAACAGCCCCGCTATGGCCAAGGTGTTTGCCCAGGCACAGGACATCCACAAAGACGTTCAGCTCATCCGCCTGGAGGTGAAAAGGCTCAGGGAGCAGAACTCTCGCATCCACCAGGGTGTCAGTACCATGAGCACCATCAAAAGGGACGCCAACGCCATCGGTGGTGATATAAAGACTCGGGCTGAGCGTGTGCTGTCGTACCTGCGGGACATGGACAGCACGGCCTACAAGCTAGAAGAAGAACATGGCTCCAATTCCGCAATCGCGCGCATCGCTAGAACGCAGTACGCCTGCCTGAGTAATGGCTTCCGCGACGCTATGTTTGACTACAACGCGGCGGAGATGAGCTACCGTGATGACTGCAAAGCCCAGATCCAGAGGCAGATGTCGATCGTGGGCCGCGATGTGACGGGCGATGAGGTGGAGGAGATGATCGAGAAAGGTCAGTGGAACATCTTCACCGACAACATCATGGCGGAGGGCAAGACAGCCCGCTCGGCGCTGTCTCAAATCGAAACGCGTCACCAGGAGCTGTTGGACCTGGAGAACCGCATCAAGGGGGTCCACGAGATCTTCCTGGACGTCGCCTTGCTGGTGGAGGAGCAGGGCCCCATGCTGGACTCCATCCAGACCAACGTGCAGAAAACGGACGAGTACATACAGGACTCTCTTTTCAAACTGGGCAAGGCCAAGCGCCACGACAGGAACAATCCCTTTAGGAAGATGTTTTGTAGCTGCTTCCCGTGCTTCGATTAA
- the LOC129172676 gene encoding syntaxin-11-like: MRDMLERLRNVSEEQADDHDLEYDESKLTIDQEAIVFENSVEIESILKEAQSIRKEISLLLLEVERLNKNNERFRTTVRHFSALKKDSDSIARGIQKHGQNLHARLLALSEESKKLQKKEGPNSAASRIAAMQCDSLSCAFQAAMGSYHQAEEMQRTICRDRIQRQASILGTTISDEQLDVIVDKGCEGWSEFSQSLQTQESHSSRWALSEIKDRHNELVALEARLKEVHELFLEIAMQMEEQCSMLNNIEANVCKTQNYTEKVNVHLKKALQYKRKNPFQQLCPCFPCWRQ, encoded by the coding sequence ATGCGGGACATGCTGGAGAGGCTGCGTAACGTGAGCGAGGAGCAGGCGGACGACCATGACCTTGAATACGACGAGAGCAAGCTCACAATCGATCAAGAAGCAATCGTGTTTGAGAACTCCGTAGAAATTGAAAGCATCTTAAAGGAAGCCCAGTCCATACGCAAGGAGATTTCCTTGCTCCTCCTGGAGGTGGAGCGCctgaataaaaacaatgaacGCTTTCGCACCACGGTCCGCCACTTCTCTGCACTCAAAAAAGACTCAGACAGCATCGCCCGGGGGATACAGAAGCATGGGCAGAACTTGCATGCTCGCCTCCTGGCGCTGAGTGAGGAGAGCAAGAAGCTTCAGAAAAAAGAGGGGCCAAACTCAGCTGCTAGCCGCATCGCAGCCATGCAGTGCGACTCGCTCAGCTGCGCCTTCCAAGCCGCCATGGGGAGCTACCACCAGGCGGAGGAAATGCAGAGGACCATTTGTAGGGACCGAATCCAGCGTCAGGCCTCCATATTAGGGACTACAATCTCTGATGAGCAACTGGATGTCATTGTCGACAAAGGATGTGAAGGCTGGAGCGAGTTTTCCCAGAGCCTGCAGACGCAGGAGAGTCACTCATCCCGCTGGGCGCTGAGCGAAATCAAAGACCGACACAATGAGCTGGTGGCCCTGGAGGCCAGACTCAAGGAAGTCCATGAACTGTTCCTGGAAATTGCAATGCAAATGGAAGAGCAGTGCTCCATGCTCAACAATATTGAGGCCAACGTGTGTAAGACTCAGAATTATACTGAAAAAGTCAACGTCCATCTCAAGAAGGCCCTGCAATACAAGAGAAAAAATCCTTTTCAACAGCTTTGCCCATGTTTTCCCTGTTGGAGACAATAA